The following are from one region of the Corylus avellana chromosome ca1, CavTom2PMs-1.0 genome:
- the LOC132166951 gene encoding eIF-2-alpha kinase GCN2-like gives MGYEDLNVSALLLVRCLPGYPYKCPKLQITPENGLSKSDADKLLALLSDQANSNAREGRVMIFNLVEAAQEFLSEIVPVGQSHESVSFAIQS, from the exons ATGGGTTATGAGGATCTAAATGTTTCTGCTCTTCTTTTAGTTAG GTGCTTACCAGGGTATCCTTACAAGTGTCCAAAGTTGCAGATAACTCCAGAGAACGGTTTATCAAAGAGCGATGCCGATAAGCTTCTAGCTCTACTCAGTGATCAG GCAAATTCTAATGCCCGAGAAGGACGGGTTATGATTTTCAATTTGGTGGAGGCCGCTCAAGAGTTCCTATCTGAAATTGTGCCAGTGGGTCAATCACATGAATCTGTAAGCTTTGCCATTCAATCATAg